The genomic region TGATCGAAGTTCAGATCCCACCGGTTCGCCTGCAAGAACACCCGTAACGGTTTCGGTGAAGTGCGGCGGATCAGTTCTGGGTATGGATTGCCTCCCGGGATCTGCGCAAAGCTCGACACGAATCCCAGCACCAGGCCGAACCGGTCAGGGCGTTGCCAAGCGACCGTGAACGCGCAGTTGCCGCCACTGGATCCTCCGCAGATCGCCCGAAGGTCCGGATCCTCGGTGATGTTCAGTCCCAGCTGGTCTCGTACCGCGGGAATGATCTCGGTGATCAGGAATTCCGCGTACCGATCATCGGCCGGGTCGTATTCGGCATTGCGGTTTCCGAGCTGTCCCGGATCGACGAACACTCCAATAGTGGTGGGCATCGACCCATCGTGGATGAGGTTGTCGAAGACAATGCCCGCGCGCATCTCGAGGTCCGGATCCAGGTACATCTGGCCGTCCTGGAACACCATCAGCGCGGCCAACTCGCCGCCCGAGTACTGCGCGGGGATGTACACCTGGACGATCCTGGTGGTGCCCGGGAACACCGCACTGTCGTTCCAGGCGAAGCCTTCGATGCGACCCCGTGGCACTCCGTCGCGTCTGGATGAATCAGGTCCGTGCGGGTAGTTCCGCGGTATGCCGGGCTCGGCGGCGGCATCGTTCGGCTCGGTCACGGTGTCCAACGTACTGAACTCCTGCAGCGAAACGCCGCTGCCGTCGGACCCTCCGACACACCGGACACGACTTCCGCGACACCTGACTCTCTGTCACTCCGTCCCCACGCGCCGGACTGCATCGTTGCGCAAGAAATGGGCTCCCGCACCGGCTGGTCACGATTCGGCGGCGACTATCTTGACCACTGACTGCAGCTCAGAGGGGGATGCGAAGGCTCGGATCCACACGTGTGCCACCCGATGCTGCCGGTCGAGCACGATCGTGGAGGGGATCCCGGTGATCGGGAACCCGGGGATCGACGCCAGTACCTGGACCTGCTTGTCGTAGATGGAGGGGTACGGCGTTCCGCGCACCGAGTCGTAGTCCGCTCCGTTCTGCCGATCGGACTCGCGAACATTGACGCCGACGAACTGGACGCCGTCCGATGCCAACTCCCGCGCTGCCGCTGCCAGCAGGGGCGCTTCAGCCCGGCACGCGGTGCACCAAGAACCCCAGAAGTTCAACACCACCACCTTGTCGGGATAGTCAGCAACGGACACCCGGCCGTCACCGGTCAGGGTCGGACCGGAGATCTCACCCAGAGGCTTGCGTTGTGCTGCGGGATAGTCGAACTCACTCAGTCCGCCCGGGGAGACGAGCTCGAATCCCCCACCCTGGGGCACGCTGACGTCGGTGCCGCTGGAACATGCAGACAGCGAACACGCAAGTGCCAGCAGGGCGGCAGCGACGCGACGAAAATTGCCGATCACTCGATTCCCCTCCAGTGCGCGACGCGAATACTGCTCGCGGGGGTGTGATCCCCGTGCCCACCCGTCACAGGTCGGATCCGATGCTACCCACCGAGCAGCAGATCTGAACGGCTGCGGCGTGACCGGAGCCTCATGTGCGTGACAAACGATCGTTTCTTTGCCATCGGCTCCAAGTTGTTTAGGTTGCCGTGTCCGCACCATGTCCGAGGTTGTGAGACGTGTAACGCGGACGAGTTCCGCGACACATTTACTCCTGTCTCCCGTCGCTCCCGCTATCGGGATGGCCAGGGTCGGGGACTGTCTCGTGATGGGCCGGAAGCCCCCGAAGCGGCCATGCGCGCGGGGATGTAGAACAGGCGTTGTCATCCAGGGACAACTTCCGCCTGCCGCGATCAGCGAGGCCCGAACCGGCCCCGCCGTACCACGGTCCCGACGGGTGGTGATCGGCTGAAGCGATCTGGCAGTGTCGCACCATGACCCGCACGCTGACCGTCACCCTCGATGACCACGCCAGCCCGGTCTCGCAGAAACCGCGATGACCGTCGGCATTGTGGCGTGGCCCGACGCCGAACTGTCGCAGGCCGTGACCGCGATCTGGCGCGCGGTGGCCGACGCTGGCTGCCCGTCCCTGATCGGAACATTGCAGATCCCCCACCTCTCGTTCGTGGTGGCCGACTCGTTCGACGACGACGCGGTAGCCAGAGCGTGCGGCGCCGTCCCCCGCGAGCCAATCCAGATCGACGCCGTCACCATCGGTGTCTTCCCCGGCGGAGTCGTCCATCTGGGCATCCGCCCGATGACCGCCCTGCTCGAAGAGCATCGCCGCGTCCAGGCCGCCGCCGCGCCGTACCTCGTCGAACCGCGGCCGTATTTCGCACCCGACGAGTGGAGCCCGCA from Nakamurella sp. A5-74 harbors:
- a CDS encoding alpha/beta hydrolase-fold protein — encoded protein: MTEPNDAAAEPGIPRNYPHGPDSSRRDGVPRGRIEGFAWNDSAVFPGTTRIVQVYIPAQYSGGELAALMVFQDGQMYLDPDLEMRAGIVFDNLIHDGSMPTTIGVFVDPGQLGNRNAEYDPADDRYAEFLITEIIPAVRDQLGLNITEDPDLRAICGGSSGGNCAFTVAWQRPDRFGLVLGFVSSFAQIPGGNPYPELIRRTSPKPLRVFLQANRWDLNFDHSDLNWYSNNLLVAAALAENGYDHRIELGDGAHNANHGGVILPDALRWLWRT
- a CDS encoding TlpA disulfide reductase family protein is translated as MIGNFRRVAAALLALACSLSACSSGTDVSVPQGGGFELVSPGGLSEFDYPAAQRKPLGEISGPTLTGDGRVSVADYPDKVVVLNFWGSWCTACRAEAPLLAAAARELASDGVQFVGVNVRESDRQNGADYDSVRGTPYPSIYDKQVQVLASIPGFPITGIPSTIVLDRQHRVAHVWIRAFASPSELQSVVKIVAAES
- a CDS encoding 2'-5' RNA ligase family protein, translated to MTVGIVAWPDAELSQAVTAIWRAVADAGCPSLIGTLQIPHLSFVVADSFDDDAVARACGAVPREPIQIDAVTIGVFPGGVVHLGIRPMTALLEEHRRVQAAAAPYLVEPRPYFAPDEWSPHITIAMGLDTDQVSRAVSAALTSLPLSGHLVRGGIEDGDTGHRIPL